Within Desulfobacter sp., the genomic segment TCCCTGCGGGAGACTTGTCCGTCCTTGTATGCGTGGTAAACCTCTTCCAGTCTTTTCTCCAACTCTTTTGCCATCTGTCACTCCTTTATCTAAGCGTTAAGGTCTGCCGGCCCTCAAGGGATCGGGCAAACCGGAATTATTATTTCTTTTCCACCGCCCCCCTGGCGAACCGCCGGGTCAGATAGCCCGCCAGCAAGGGGGTGGACACGGTGAGCACGATCATTACCGTGCCCAGGGCATTGATTTCCGGACTGATGGAATTTCTGAGCATACCGAATATTTTCACCGGTACGGTCTGGTTCTGGGCCGTGGCCCAGAACAGGGTGGCGGTGACATCGTCGAATGATATGGTAAACGAAAAAAGCATGCCGGCGAAGATGGCCGGGGCCAATAAGGGAAAGGTGATCTCCTTGAAGGTCTGAAAGGGGCCGGCCCCAAGGGAAAGCGCCGCTTCTTCATACACCCTTTTTATTCCCACCAGCCGGGCCTGGACAATGAGCAGCACATAGGGCAGGGTCAGGACCACATGGCCGATGAGCAGCATGGCAAAACTCTTGGGCTGCTGGAGCCAGCGGATGAATAGCAGCAGCGCCACCCCCAGTACCACCTCGGGAATCATAATGGGCGCAATGAGCAGGGTGTTTAAAAACTCTTTGCCTTTGAACTCGTACCGGATAAAGGCCATGGCCGCCGGCACCCCGATGGCCGTTGAAAATACCGCCGTCAGGGCCCCCAGCACCATGGAGTTTTTAAAGGCATCCAGGATGGTGGAATTGTGGGAGAGTTTGACAAACCATTTGAAGCTGACCCCTTCCATGGGAAAGGACCCGAACTGCTGGGGGTTGAACGCCAGGATCACCACCGCCACAATGGGGGTGAACATCCAGACATAGACAAGAATCGTGTAAAGCTTGATCAGCGACCACCCGGAGATAAATGATTTCATGGTTCTTTCTGCCCTTTTTATCCCTTGCTCAGGGTTTTGAATATCTGGTTGATGCCCATGTACCGGTTATAGGTATAGACAATGATGATCAGCAGCAGCAAAAGAATGGTGGAAATGGCCGATCCAAAGGGCCAGTCCAGGGTGCCGATGACCCGCTTGAAAATCAGGTTGGCAATCATATCGTTGCCCGGCCCCCCTAAAATCATGGGGGGCAGATAGGTGCCGCAGGTCAGTACAAAGACCAGGAGGCAGCCTGCGGAAACCCCGGGCAGGCTTAAGGGCAGGGTCACCTCCCTGAACGCCTGCCATTCTGTACAGCCCAGGCTTTTGGCCGCTTCGGCCAAACTTTTGTCAATGCCGTCCAGGCTCACGTAGATATTTAAAATCATAAAGGGCAGAAGGTATTGGAGCAGCCCCATGATCACGGCCCCCTCATTGTAGAGCAGGGAAATGGGGCTTGTAATCAGGCCGGCTTTCATGAGCAGGTGATTGATCAGCCCCGAGTCCCCCAGGATATTGATCCAGCTTAAGGTTCGGATGATAAAGGAGATCCAGAAAGGAAGCATGACCAGGAGCATGAGATAGGGCTTGAGCCTGGATTCGGTTTTATAAAAAAAATAGGCAGGGACATATCCCATGACCAGGCAGAGAATAACGGTTTCCAGGGCCACCCTCAGGGTATTTAACAGAACGGAGGGATAGAAAAAATCCGCAAAAAATTTAGCGTAATTTCCCATTTGAAAGGCCGGGATATCCTGGCCGCTGGGGGCCCTCAGCCAGAAGCTGTACACCACCACAAAACAGACCGGGACCACCAGGAGCAAAAATACCGCTGTCAGGGAAGGAGATAATAAAAGCCAGGGTTTCCACGGTTTTTCCTGCATAGAGACATCCTTAGAAAGTAATTAGCCAGAACGCCCTTTAGAGATACAAATCCCGTGCCGGCCATTGGGATGTGAGGACAACTGACTATATTTATTGAGGATAATACATTTAAAGCCCTGAAAGGGAATAAAGCTCCGGCAGCTTTGATTCAAATATGAATCGCAGAAACACACACAACATTCTGGAATAATTAAATTTTTACATAGATTTATTTATGAATCATGGATAGAAAAGATGAACACGCCTGATTAGGAAACGTTTTCAACAATAGCGATTCAATGTTGAATCATTATTCCCCCATCTGAATGCCGTACTTTTTCAGCTTCCGGACAACAGTGGGCTGGCTGACCCCCAGCATCCCGGCGGCTTCCCGGGTGGTGGCGCACCTGGCCGCCGCCCCTGCGACCAGGTCATGTTCCAATGCGGATAATTTTTCAGGCAGGCTCTCCCCTGATGGGCCGCTCTCCGATGATACAGGGGGGCAGGCCGGGCTGAGGGAATTTGTCAGGTACTCATCCAGACTCCGGCGGTCGCACATGACAACGGCCTCTTTGATGATATTGATCAATTCCCGGACATTGCCGGGGAAGGTATGGGATTTCAGGGCGTCATAACCTTTGCGGCCGATGTGGGTACGCCGTTTATACCGTTTGTTGGATTGTTTCAGGCAGTGGGCCGTAAGCTCCAGGATATCCTCAGGCCGCTCCCTCAGGGGCGGAATATCCAGGGTAAAGGCATTGAGGCGATGGAGCAGGTCCAGGCGGAATTTTTTGGACCGGGTCCGCCGTTCCAGATCCCTGTTGGTGGCGGCAATAATGGTGCAGTCTATGATTTTGGCCCGGGTGCCGCCCACGGGCATGACCTCGTGGTCATCCAGATACTTCAACAGTTTGGCCTGGACCCCCGGAGATAATTCCCCGATTTCATCCAAAAAAAGGGTGCCGCCGGAGGCCAGTTCAAACAGGCCGGCCTTGCCGCTCTCCCTGGCCCCGGTAAATGCCCCGCGGCTGTACCCGAACAACTCGGCTTCCAGCAGGTTTTCAGGCAATGCCGCACAATTGATCTGGATAAAGGGAGCATCATTTCTCACCCCGTTTTTATGGATAAACTTTGCCAGCAACCCCTTTCCCGTACCCGATTCCCCCTGGATCAGGATATTGGATGCATCAATGCGGGCCAGTTTCAGGGACAGATGAAGGGTGCGCTTCATGGAGGCGCTCTGGGCCACAATCCGGTTTTCCCTTAGTTCCATCAGGGCCAGCTCTGCCAGTTCTTCTTTCATCCGTTCGGATTCCTGGCGGACCTGGGCCAGTTCCCTGCGCATATCCTCAATCAGGGAAATATCCCGCTCATTGACCACCACAAAGGCGATCTCATGGTTATCGTCAAACACCGGGGTGCCGGTAACAAGCAGGGTGTAGCCGGACCTGGGGGTGGTCTGCACCAGACTGACCTGCCTCCGGGTTTCCAGGACCTCCTGGGTGGCGGACCGGTTGATCTGCCCTTCCTGCACCAGGGTATTGACTTCCTTTCCCAGGACCTCCTCAGCCTTTATCCCGTTGAGGCGTTCGGCCGCAGTGTTCATTTTCAAAATCCGGCCCCGCCTGTCGCAGATAAGCAGACCGTCGGCGGAACGGCTGAAAATGGCTTCAAGGTATTGACAGGTATCAGACGCCATGGACAATTTCCCCGTTGTACATGGTCATTTCCACCCGGGTCTCAGCCAGTTCATCCGGGTCAATGGCAAAGATATCCCTGTCCAGCACCACCAGATCGGCAAACTTGCCCGGGGAAAGGGAGCCCAGGGTGCTGCCGCAGCCGGAGACCTGGGCCGGGGTCAGGGTATAGGCGCTCACCGCCTCAGCCAGTGTCAGCCGGTGTTCCGGATACCAGCCCGCCGCCGGGGTGTTGTCCATCCGCTTGCGGGTCACCGCCGAGTAGATGCCGGCAAAGGGGCTGGGATCGGCCACGGGTGCATCGGAACTGAGCATGAAAGGCAACCCTGTATCCAGAATCGGCCTCAGGGCATAGGCATATTTCCCCCGCTCCCCTGCACACTGGTCAATCATGGAGATATCAAGGCTGAGGTTATTGGGCTGGCAGGAAGCTGCCAGGCGCTTTAATTGGGCCATTTTTCCAAGGTCCTCAGGCAGGATCATCTGAATATGCTCCAGGCGATGGGGGAGACGGCACCGGCTCCGGCCCGCCGCTTCCACCCGGCTGAACATGGCGATCATTTCCCTGCAGGCCCTGTCGCCGATGGCGTGGACCATACAGGAAAGCCCGGCACGGTCCGCCTTTTTCACCCCCCGCTCGATCTCTTCCACAGGGGTCAGGGGCATCCCGCACCCGGCATCCAGATAGGGTTCGGTCATCCAGCCGGTACGGGCCCCCATGCCGCCGTCTGCAAAAAATTTCACCCATCCGATCCTTAAGGAATCATCCCCGAATCCGGTGGTCAGCCCCAAATCACAGGCCTCATCCACACGCTCTCCGGGCAGGGAGACAAAGCAGCGCAGCTTGAGCCGCCCGGCCCCGTGGTATTGCTGGAGCATTGACAGAGATTCGGCCCCGTCCTCCCCGCCCATGAGCCGGATATCGTGTACCGCAGTGAGCCCCAGGCTGTGGAGGCGGCTTGTGGCCGCAGTCAGATTGTCCATGATCTCGGCTTCGGTCAGCGCAGGCACCCGGCTGCTGACCAGGTTGGGGGCAAGCTCCTTTAAAATACCCGTGGGCTCGCCTGAACCGTCCCGGTCAATCACTGCCCCTTCCGGCGGAGAAAACGCCTTATCAATACCCGCCGATGCCAGGGCCATGGAATTGGCCACGGCCAGATGGCAGTCACACCGCCAGATGCATACCGGATGGTCAGGCGCGGCAAGGTCCAGATCCCGGCGTGAGGGTATCCGGTTTTCCGGCCAATCCGATTCGTTGAACCCCTGGCCCAGGATCCATGCCCCCGGATCACGTTCCCGGGCCCGTTCCCGGATCATGGCAATCAATCCGTCAAAATTTTTAAGGCCCGCCAGTTCAAGGCTGTCAAGATTTTTGGCCCAGTCGAAAAAATGGAAATGGGTATCCCAGAACCCGGGCAGTACCCGCCGTCCTTCAAGATCAAGGGATACGGTATCCGGTGAGGCCTTGGCAAGGATCTCTTCATCGCCGCCAACGGCTGTGATACGGGAAGCGCTCACGGCCAGGGCCGTGGCAGAGGGAAACCGGTCATCCAATGTGTGGAGTTTGGCATTGTAGAGTATATATTCCGGAACATCAGGCATTAGATCAGATATCCTTTTTCAAAGGGGTCGGAAGGTGAGAGGTAAAAATGATGGCGCCCGGTGATCCATGCCCGGCCCTTGATGCGGGTGACATAGGCGGTGGTCCGGCCGATGTTCGTCTTTTCAACCAGTTCGGCCTCAAAGGCTGTATCCAGGGGGCTCAGATTTTTATAGGGCTGGTGCATGTCTATTTTTTTATAATGGTGGAGCAGCGCCATTTTAGCGGCCGTCCCCGTGCCGCAGGGTGACCGGTCCATATGGGATTCACCATAGACCACCACCCCCCGGCCCCAGGGATATTCACCATTGCTGCAGGAGGTGTAGAATTCCGTGACATCCACCGTATTCACATCCGGATTCAGGGGATGGACCACAGAGAGCTGCGCATTGGCCGCATCAATAATCTTCATCCCCAGATCAACCAGCCGGGCCTTGTTTTCCATCACCGGAGGGATGCCCAGGCGGTCGCTGTCCACCATGGCAAAAAACCCGCCGGTGCAGACAATATCCAGGGGAACCTGCCCGAATCCTGAAACATCCACTGTTTCACCGGCGGCATGAACAAAGGAAGGCACCATATTGACGGCCACCCCCGCCACCTGCCCGGCCTCAACCTCGGCCCGGGCATCCATCACACCGGAAGGGGTGTCCACAAGCACCCGGTTTTCGCCCTCATCCAGGTTTAAAAATCCGGTACTGGCCAGGCTGACCACGGCACCGATGGTGGCGTGCCCGCAAAGATAGGGATACCGTCTTGCATCCATGTAAATCAAACCGAATGCCGCATCCGGCGTCACATTCTCCGTCACCAGGGCCGCCAGGATTTCCCTTGATCCCCGGGGTTCCCGGGTCAGAAGACAGCGGACATGGTCGTGGTGTGCCTTAAAATAGGCCAGCTTCTCCATCATGGTCCGGCCCGGCGGTTCGCCGATACCGTCCACAATGAGCCGGGTGGCTTCACCTTCGGTATGGGAGTCGATGGTTGTGACAAAAGGAAGGGTTGAATCAATTGAACCTGCACCATCCTGGAAAAAACGCATGAGAGTCATCCTCGGGTTCGTGGTTTATGCCGGTTCCCCCGAGTGTTAGCACCAATGTACGGATAGGATCAAGTTTTTTTATCTGTGTTGGCCGGGTATGTCTCGCATTCATACGATCCGGTGCATAAGACTGAGGCAGGCATTAAAAGGCATGGGCCGACTCTTTGATCGTTGGGGCCACCTTCTCCCCGATGGTGACCACCACCTCGGGGGTCAGGCCGAGATGAACGATGGCGCTAAGGGCCGCAATCCGTTCCACCATGGCCTTGCGGCCACAGGTCTCATCCCCAGAATAGGCCTCGCCTGCACCCGTTTCTTTCCCCTGTTTGGCAGAGGTGTCCCCATCAGTGACCCCCCCGAAGCCCAGCGCT encodes:
- a CDS encoding ABC transporter permease yields the protein MKSFISGWSLIKLYTILVYVWMFTPIVAVVILAFNPQQFGSFPMEGVSFKWFVKLSHNSTILDAFKNSMVLGALTAVFSTAIGVPAAMAFIRYEFKGKEFLNTLLIAPIMIPEVVLGVALLLFIRWLQQPKSFAMLLIGHVVLTLPYVLLIVQARLVGIKRVYEEAALSLGAGPFQTFKEITFPLLAPAIFAGMLFSFTISFDDVTATLFWATAQNQTVPVKIFGMLRNSISPEINALGTVMIVLTVSTPLLAGYLTRRFARGAVEKK
- a CDS encoding proline racemase family protein, with translation MRFFQDGAGSIDSTLPFVTTIDSHTEGEATRLIVDGIGEPPGRTMMEKLAYFKAHHDHVRCLLTREPRGSREILAALVTENVTPDAAFGLIYMDARRYPYLCGHATIGAVVSLASTGFLNLDEGENRVLVDTPSGVMDARAEVEAGQVAGVAVNMVPSFVHAAGETVDVSGFGQVPLDIVCTGGFFAMVDSDRLGIPPVMENKARLVDLGMKIIDAANAQLSVVHPLNPDVNTVDVTEFYTSCSNGEYPWGRGVVVYGESHMDRSPCGTGTAAKMALLHHYKKIDMHQPYKNLSPLDTAFEAELVEKTNIGRTTAYVTRIKGRAWITGRHHFYLSPSDPFEKGYLI
- a CDS encoding amidohydrolase, translated to MPDVPEYILYNAKLHTLDDRFPSATALAVSASRITAVGGDEEILAKASPDTVSLDLEGRRVLPGFWDTHFHFFDWAKNLDSLELAGLKNFDGLIAMIRERARERDPGAWILGQGFNESDWPENRIPSRRDLDLAAPDHPVCIWRCDCHLAVANSMALASAGIDKAFSPPEGAVIDRDGSGEPTGILKELAPNLVSSRVPALTEAEIMDNLTAATSRLHSLGLTAVHDIRLMGGEDGAESLSMLQQYHGAGRLKLRCFVSLPGERVDEACDLGLTTGFGDDSLRIGWVKFFADGGMGARTGWMTEPYLDAGCGMPLTPVEEIERGVKKADRAGLSCMVHAIGDRACREMIAMFSRVEAAGRSRCRLPHRLEHIQMILPEDLGKMAQLKRLAASCQPNNLSLDISMIDQCAGERGKYAYALRPILDTGLPFMLSSDAPVADPSPFAGIYSAVTRKRMDNTPAAGWYPEHRLTLAEAVSAYTLTPAQVSGCGSTLGSLSPGKFADLVVLDRDIFAIDPDELAETRVEMTMYNGEIVHGV
- a CDS encoding ABC transporter permease codes for the protein MQEKPWKPWLLLSPSLTAVFLLLVVPVCFVVVYSFWLRAPSGQDIPAFQMGNYAKFFADFFYPSVLLNTLRVALETVILCLVMGYVPAYFFYKTESRLKPYLMLLVMLPFWISFIIRTLSWINILGDSGLINHLLMKAGLITSPISLLYNEGAVIMGLLQYLLPFMILNIYVSLDGIDKSLAEAAKSLGCTEWQAFREVTLPLSLPGVSAGCLLVFVLTCGTYLPPMILGGPGNDMIANLIFKRVIGTLDWPFGSAISTILLLLLIIIVYTYNRYMGINQIFKTLSKG
- a CDS encoding sigma 54-interacting transcriptional regulator, which encodes MASDTCQYLEAIFSRSADGLLICDRRGRILKMNTAAERLNGIKAEEVLGKEVNTLVQEGQINRSATQEVLETRRQVSLVQTTPRSGYTLLVTGTPVFDDNHEIAFVVVNERDISLIEDMRRELAQVRQESERMKEELAELALMELRENRIVAQSASMKRTLHLSLKLARIDASNILIQGESGTGKGLLAKFIHKNGVRNDAPFIQINCAALPENLLEAELFGYSRGAFTGARESGKAGLFELASGGTLFLDEIGELSPGVQAKLLKYLDDHEVMPVGGTRAKIIDCTIIAATNRDLERRTRSKKFRLDLLHRLNAFTLDIPPLRERPEDILELTAHCLKQSNKRYKRRTHIGRKGYDALKSHTFPGNVRELINIIKEAVVMCDRRSLDEYLTNSLSPACPPVSSESGPSGESLPEKLSALEHDLVAGAAARCATTREAAGMLGVSQPTVVRKLKKYGIQMGE